The following proteins are co-located in the Apium graveolens cultivar Ventura chromosome 5, ASM990537v1, whole genome shotgun sequence genome:
- the LOC141723840 gene encoding DNA-directed RNA polymerase 2, chloroplastic/mitochondrial-like isoform X4 — protein MFTTKPPISFGIKTTSFDQFSSDTHLVSVVSLRGMLRNITRKVVYSSPRFSSSFKVQFSSLNSSTNYGFLGCSSSVLYDKVCTFRPCEIGSCSINGFLEMGFCGLPKDRFFYRNNVGSWPNSGLFEMGFCGLPKDRIFSRNNVGFNGLFSRSYGSVAENVAVSSSDCEVEDNEVEELLQELKKEDRRGYQRRWWGRRRSEGGVKYQKLRKRQVKIETEAWVQAVREYRNLLKEMCDRSLAPNLPYMKSLFLGWFEPLTNKINEDQEKCRAGKNKASYAPYFDQLPADMMAVITMHKLMGLLMAGGGHGTARVVQAACVVGEAIEQEIRIHDFLEKTKKKKSKKDTKNEEEASDGTSKEEGKLKKTVTNLIKKQKLQTVRAIIKGEDPMKPWRPDAKAKVGSRLIELLLQTAYIQPPADQLADGPPDIRPAFVHTFQSVTESKETKRYGVIQCDPVIRSGLDKTVRHMVIPYMPMLVPPTKWTGYDKGAYLFLPSYVMRIRGARQQREALKRAPKNQLDFVFEALNTLGNTKWRVHKTVLNVVDRIWNSGGRLADLVDRDDLPLPEQPDTEDEAVLKQWKWKIKRVNKENRERHSQRCDIELKLSVARKLKDEEGFFYPHNLDFRGRAYPIHPHLNHLGSDVCRGILEFAEGRPLGKSGLHWLKIHLANLYAGGVDKLCHDGRIAFTESHIDDIFDSADKPLEGRRWWLQAEDPFQCLAVCINLSEALRSSSPETMISHIPVHQDGSCNGLQHYAALGRDKMLLI, from the exons ATGTTCACTACAAAACCCCCCATTTCATTTGGTATAAAAACAACATCTTTTGATCAATTCTCCTCTGACACTCACTTGGTTTCTGTAGTATCTTTAAGAGGTATGTTGAGAAACATTACAAGAAAAGTTGTATATTCATCTCCAAGATTTTCCAGTTCTTTTAAGGTTCAATTTTCTTCACTTAATTCTAGTACTAATTATGGTTTTCTTGGTTGTTCAAGTTCTGTTCTCTATGATAAAGTTTGTACCTTTAGGCCTTGTGAGATTGGTTCTTGCTCTATCAATGGTTTTTTAGAAATGGGGTTTTGTGGGTTGCCTAAAGATAGGTTTTTTTATAGAAATAATGTTGGTTCTTGGCCTAATAGTGGTTTATTTGAAATGGGGTTTTGTGGGTTGCCTAAAGATAGGATTTTTAGTAGAAATAATGTTGGGTTTAATGGGTTGTTTTCGAGAAGTTATGGTAGTGTAGCTGAGAATGTTGCGGTGTCATCGAGTGATTGTGAGGTGGAGGATAATGAGGTTGAGGAATTgttgcaagaattgaagaaaGAAGATAGGAGAGGTTATCAGAGGAGGTGGTGGGGACGGAGGAGGAGCGAAGGGGGTGTAAAGTATCAGAAGCTTAGGAAGAGACAGGTGAAGATTGAGACGGAGGCGTGGGTGCAGGCAGTTAGGGAGTATAGGAATTTATTGAAGGAGATGTGTGATCGGAGTTTAGCGCCTAATTTGCCTTATATGAAATCCTTGTTTCTTGGTTGGTTTGAGCCGTTAACTAATAAGATTAATGAAGATCAGGAAAAATGTAGAGCAGGGAAGAATAAAGCTTCGTATGCGCCTTACTTTGATCAGTTACCGGCTGATATGATGGCAGTTATAACAATGCATAAGTTGATGGGATTGTTGATGGCAGGAGGTGGACATGGCACAGCTAGGGTGGTACAAGCTGCCTGTGTGGTTGGGGAAGCCATTGAGCAAGAG ATTAGGATACACGACTTTTTGGAGAAGACAAAAAAGAAAAAATCAAAGAAAGATACAAAAAATGAAGAGGAGGCGTCTGATGGCACATCGAAGGAAGAAGGGAAACTAAAAAAAACTGTAACTAATTTGATAAAGAAACAGAAGCTACAAACAGTAAGGGCAATAATAAAGGGGGAAGATCCTATGAAACCTTGGAGGCCAGATGCCAAAGCTAAG GTCGGGAGTCGTCTAATTGAATTGCTTTTGCAAACTGCTTATATACAACCTCCGGCTGACCAGTTGGCTGATGGTCCACCTGATATTCGACCAGCATTTGTACACACATTTCAAAGTGTAACAGAATCAAA GGAAACCAAAAGATATGGTGTCATTCAGTGTGACCCTGTTATTCGCAGTGGACTTGATAAAACT GTCAGACATATGGTGATCCCTTATATGCCGATGCTGGTGCCTCCAACCAAGTGGACAGG TTACGACAAAGGGGCATACCTGTTTTTACCATCGTATGTCATGCGCATTCGTGGAGCAAGACAACAGAGAGAAGCTCTTAAAAGGGCCCCCAAGAATCAGCTGGATTTTGTATTTGAG GCCCTTAATACACTTGGAAATACCAAATGGAGGGTGCACAAAACTGTTCTCAATGTTGTTGACAGGATATGGAATAGCGGAGGTCGTCTTGCTGATTTGGTTGATCGTGATGAT CTTCCTTTACCAGAGCAACCTGACACAGAAGACGAAGCAGTTCTTAAGCAATGGAAGTGGAAGATTAAGCGAGTGAACAAGGAAAACCGTGAAAGACATTCACAGAGATGTGATATAGAACTCAAGCTTTCT GTAGCACGCAAGCTAAAGGATGAAGAAGGCTTCTTTTACCCACACAACCTGGACTTTCGAGGTCGTGCATATCCCATACATCCGCACTTAAACCATCTTGGTTCTGATGTTTGTCGGGGTATTTTGGAGTTTGCAGAGGGCCGACCTCTTGGAAAGTCAGGCCTACACTGGCTGAAGATACACTTGGCAAATTTATATGCTGGTGGTGTGGACAAATTATGTCACGATGGTCGAATAGCATTTACTGAAAgtcatattgatgatatttttGATTCTGCTGATAAACCACTAGAAGGAAGGCGATGGTGGTTACAAGCAGAAGATCCATTTCAGTGTTTGGCTGTGTGTATAAATCTTTCTGAAGCTCTGAGAAGCTCATCGCCTGAGACAATGATTTCACATATTCCTGTACACCAG GACGGCTCCTGCAATGGATTACAGCACTATGCGGCCCTTGGAAGAGACAAG ATGCTGTTAATTTGA
- the LOC141723840 gene encoding DNA-directed RNA polymerase 2, chloroplastic/mitochondrial-like isoform X2: protein MFTTKPPISFGIKTTSFDQFSSDTHLVSVVSLRGMLRNITRKVVYSSPRFSSSFKVQFSSLNSSTNYGFLGCSSSVLYDKVCTFRPCEIGSCSINGFLEMGFCGLPKDRFFYRNNVGSWPNSGLFEMGFCGLPKDRIFSRNNVGFNGLFSRSYGSVAENVAVSSSDCEVEDNEVEELLQELKKEDRRGYQRRWWGRRRSEGGVKYQKLRKRQVKIETEAWVQAVREYRNLLKEMCDRSLAPNLPYMKSLFLGWFEPLTNKINEDQEKCRAGKNKASYAPYFDQLPADMMAVITMHKLMGLLMAGGGHGTARVVQAACVVGEAIEQEIRIHDFLEKTKKKKSKKDTKNEEEASDGTSKEEGKLKKTVTNLIKKQKLQTVRAIIKGEDPMKPWRPDAKAKVGSRLIELLLQTAYIQPPADQLADGPPDIRPAFVHTFQSVTESKETKRYGVIQCDPVIRSGLDKTVRHMVIPYMPMLVPPTKWTGYDKGAYLFLPSYVMRIRGARQQREALKRAPKNQLDFVFEALNTLGNTKWRVHKTVLNVVDRIWNSGGRLADLVDRDDLPLPEQPDTEDEAVLKQWKWKIKRVNKENRERHSQRCDIELKLSVARKLKDEEGFFYPHNLDFRGRAYPIHPHLNHLGSDVCRGILEFAEGRPLGKSGLHWLKIHLANLYAGGVDKLCHDGRIAFTESHIDDIFDSADKPLEGRRWWLQAEDPFQCLAVCINLSEALRSSSPETMISHIPVHQDGSCNGLQHYAALGRDKLGADAVNLIAGGEPADVYSGIAARVLKIVLDDAKKDPAIFPEALCARNLVNQVDRKLVKQTVMTSVYGVTYIGARDQIKKRLTERGSIADEAELFRAACYAAKIIASENQPVRWITPLGLPVVQPYRKFGRHHVKTSLQVLTLQRETEKVMVKRQRTAFPPNFVHSLDGSHMMMTAVACKNAGLNFAGVHDSYWTHACDVDEMNRILREKFVELYERPILENLLEGFQKSFPALCFPPLPQRGDFELKDVLESLYFFN from the exons ATGTTCACTACAAAACCCCCCATTTCATTTGGTATAAAAACAACATCTTTTGATCAATTCTCCTCTGACACTCACTTGGTTTCTGTAGTATCTTTAAGAGGTATGTTGAGAAACATTACAAGAAAAGTTGTATATTCATCTCCAAGATTTTCCAGTTCTTTTAAGGTTCAATTTTCTTCACTTAATTCTAGTACTAATTATGGTTTTCTTGGTTGTTCAAGTTCTGTTCTCTATGATAAAGTTTGTACCTTTAGGCCTTGTGAGATTGGTTCTTGCTCTATCAATGGTTTTTTAGAAATGGGGTTTTGTGGGTTGCCTAAAGATAGGTTTTTTTATAGAAATAATGTTGGTTCTTGGCCTAATAGTGGTTTATTTGAAATGGGGTTTTGTGGGTTGCCTAAAGATAGGATTTTTAGTAGAAATAATGTTGGGTTTAATGGGTTGTTTTCGAGAAGTTATGGTAGTGTAGCTGAGAATGTTGCGGTGTCATCGAGTGATTGTGAGGTGGAGGATAATGAGGTTGAGGAATTgttgcaagaattgaagaaaGAAGATAGGAGAGGTTATCAGAGGAGGTGGTGGGGACGGAGGAGGAGCGAAGGGGGTGTAAAGTATCAGAAGCTTAGGAAGAGACAGGTGAAGATTGAGACGGAGGCGTGGGTGCAGGCAGTTAGGGAGTATAGGAATTTATTGAAGGAGATGTGTGATCGGAGTTTAGCGCCTAATTTGCCTTATATGAAATCCTTGTTTCTTGGTTGGTTTGAGCCGTTAACTAATAAGATTAATGAAGATCAGGAAAAATGTAGAGCAGGGAAGAATAAAGCTTCGTATGCGCCTTACTTTGATCAGTTACCGGCTGATATGATGGCAGTTATAACAATGCATAAGTTGATGGGATTGTTGATGGCAGGAGGTGGACATGGCACAGCTAGGGTGGTACAAGCTGCCTGTGTGGTTGGGGAAGCCATTGAGCAAGAG ATTAGGATACACGACTTTTTGGAGAAGACAAAAAAGAAAAAATCAAAGAAAGATACAAAAAATGAAGAGGAGGCGTCTGATGGCACATCGAAGGAAGAAGGGAAACTAAAAAAAACTGTAACTAATTTGATAAAGAAACAGAAGCTACAAACAGTAAGGGCAATAATAAAGGGGGAAGATCCTATGAAACCTTGGAGGCCAGATGCCAAAGCTAAG GTCGGGAGTCGTCTAATTGAATTGCTTTTGCAAACTGCTTATATACAACCTCCGGCTGACCAGTTGGCTGATGGTCCACCTGATATTCGACCAGCATTTGTACACACATTTCAAAGTGTAACAGAATCAAA GGAAACCAAAAGATATGGTGTCATTCAGTGTGACCCTGTTATTCGCAGTGGACTTGATAAAACT GTCAGACATATGGTGATCCCTTATATGCCGATGCTGGTGCCTCCAACCAAGTGGACAGG TTACGACAAAGGGGCATACCTGTTTTTACCATCGTATGTCATGCGCATTCGTGGAGCAAGACAACAGAGAGAAGCTCTTAAAAGGGCCCCCAAGAATCAGCTGGATTTTGTATTTGAG GCCCTTAATACACTTGGAAATACCAAATGGAGGGTGCACAAAACTGTTCTCAATGTTGTTGACAGGATATGGAATAGCGGAGGTCGTCTTGCTGATTTGGTTGATCGTGATGAT CTTCCTTTACCAGAGCAACCTGACACAGAAGACGAAGCAGTTCTTAAGCAATGGAAGTGGAAGATTAAGCGAGTGAACAAGGAAAACCGTGAAAGACATTCACAGAGATGTGATATAGAACTCAAGCTTTCT GTAGCACGCAAGCTAAAGGATGAAGAAGGCTTCTTTTACCCACACAACCTGGACTTTCGAGGTCGTGCATATCCCATACATCCGCACTTAAACCATCTTGGTTCTGATGTTTGTCGGGGTATTTTGGAGTTTGCAGAGGGCCGACCTCTTGGAAAGTCAGGCCTACACTGGCTGAAGATACACTTGGCAAATTTATATGCTGGTGGTGTGGACAAATTATGTCACGATGGTCGAATAGCATTTACTGAAAgtcatattgatgatatttttGATTCTGCTGATAAACCACTAGAAGGAAGGCGATGGTGGTTACAAGCAGAAGATCCATTTCAGTGTTTGGCTGTGTGTATAAATCTTTCTGAAGCTCTGAGAAGCTCATCGCCTGAGACAATGATTTCACATATTCCTGTACACCAG GACGGCTCCTGCAATGGATTACAGCACTATGCGGCCCTTGGAAGAGACAAG CTGGGAGCAGATGCTGTTAATTTGATTGCAGGTGGTGAACCAGCAGATGTTTACTCAGGTATAGCAGCCAG AGTTCTTAAAATAGTACTGGATGATGCGAAGAAAGATCCTGCAATCTTTCCCGAGGCACTGTGTGCAAGAAATCTAGTCAATCAG GTAGACAGGAAGTTGGTGAAACAGACTGTGATGACTTCCGTATATGGTGTTACTTATATTGGTGCTCGAGATCAGATTAAGAAAAGGTTGACAGAACGTGGTTCCATTGCAGATGAGGCAGAGCTCTTTCGTGCGGCTTGCTATGCTGCAAAA ATAATTGCCTCTGAAAATCAACCAGTGCGATGGATAACTCCGCTGGGCCTCCCAGTTGTGCAGCCTTACCGGAAATTTGGAAGACATCAT GTTAAGACCTCGCTTCAGGTTTTGACATTGCAGCGTGAAACGGAAAAG GTCATGGTTAAACGACAAAGAACGGCTTTCCCTCCAAATTTTGTTCACTCCCTCGATGGTTCTCATATGATGATGACAGCTGTGGCATGCAAGAATGCTGGACTTAATTTTGCAG GTGTTCATGATTCATATTGGACACATGCATGTGATGTGGATGAAATGAACAGAATACTAAGAGAGAAGTTCGTCGAACTCTACGAAAGACCAATACTGGAAAAC TTATTGGAGGGCTTTCAGAAGTCTTTCCCTGCATTGTGCTTCCCTCCCCTTCCCCAACGTGGAGACTTTGAACTAAAAGATGTCCTCGAATCTCTCTATTTCTTTAACTAA
- the LOC141723840 gene encoding DNA-directed RNA polymerase 2, chloroplastic/mitochondrial-like isoform X1 — protein MFTTKPPISFGIKTTSFDQFSSDTHLVSVVSLRGMLRNITRKVVYSSPRFSSSFKVQFSSLNSSTNYGFLGCSSSVLYDKVCTFRPCEIGSCSINGFLEMGFCGLPKDRFFYRNNVGSWPNSGLFEMGFCGLPKDRIFSRNNVGFNGLFSRSYGSVAENVAVSSSDCEVEDNEVEELLQELKKEDRRGYQRRWWGRRRSEGGVKYQKLRKRQVKIETEAWVQAVREYRNLLKEMCDRSLAPNLPYMKSLFLGWFEPLTNKINEDQEKCRAGKNKASYAPYFDQLPADMMAVITMHKLMGLLMAGGGHGTARVVQAACVVGEAIEQEIRIHDFLEKTKKKKSKKDTKNEEEASDGTSKEEGKLKKTVTNLIKKQKLQTVRAIIKGEDPMKPWRPDAKAKVGSRLIELLLQTAYIQPPADQLADGPPDIRPAFVHTFQSVTESKETKRYGVIQCDPVIRSGLDKTVRHMVIPYMPMLVPPTKWTGYDKGAYLFLPSYVMRIRGARQQREALKRAPKNQLDFVFEALNTLGNTKWRVHKTVLNVVDRIWNSGGRLADLVDRDDLPLPEQPDTEDEAVLKQWKWKIKRVNKENRERHSQRCDIELKLSVARKLKDEEGFFYPHNLDFRGRAYPIHPHLNHLGSDVCRGILEFAEGRPLGKSGLHWLKIHLANLYAGGVDKLCHDGRIAFTESHIDDIFDSADKPLEGRRWWLQAEDPFQCLAVCINLSEALRSSSPETMISHIPVHQDGSCNGLQHYAALGRDKLGADAVNLIAGGEPADVYSGIAARVLKIVLDDAKKDPAIFPEALCARNLVNQVDRKLVKQTVMTSVYGVTYIGARDQIKKRLTERGSIADEAELFRAACYAAKVTLTALGEMFEAARGIMSWLGDCAKIIASENQPVRWITPLGLPVVQPYRKFGRHHVKTSLQVLTLQRETEKVMVKRQRTAFPPNFVHSLDGSHMMMTAVACKNAGLNFAGVHDSYWTHACDVDEMNRILREKFVELYERPILENLLEGFQKSFPALCFPPLPQRGDFELKDVLESLYFFN, from the exons ATGTTCACTACAAAACCCCCCATTTCATTTGGTATAAAAACAACATCTTTTGATCAATTCTCCTCTGACACTCACTTGGTTTCTGTAGTATCTTTAAGAGGTATGTTGAGAAACATTACAAGAAAAGTTGTATATTCATCTCCAAGATTTTCCAGTTCTTTTAAGGTTCAATTTTCTTCACTTAATTCTAGTACTAATTATGGTTTTCTTGGTTGTTCAAGTTCTGTTCTCTATGATAAAGTTTGTACCTTTAGGCCTTGTGAGATTGGTTCTTGCTCTATCAATGGTTTTTTAGAAATGGGGTTTTGTGGGTTGCCTAAAGATAGGTTTTTTTATAGAAATAATGTTGGTTCTTGGCCTAATAGTGGTTTATTTGAAATGGGGTTTTGTGGGTTGCCTAAAGATAGGATTTTTAGTAGAAATAATGTTGGGTTTAATGGGTTGTTTTCGAGAAGTTATGGTAGTGTAGCTGAGAATGTTGCGGTGTCATCGAGTGATTGTGAGGTGGAGGATAATGAGGTTGAGGAATTgttgcaagaattgaagaaaGAAGATAGGAGAGGTTATCAGAGGAGGTGGTGGGGACGGAGGAGGAGCGAAGGGGGTGTAAAGTATCAGAAGCTTAGGAAGAGACAGGTGAAGATTGAGACGGAGGCGTGGGTGCAGGCAGTTAGGGAGTATAGGAATTTATTGAAGGAGATGTGTGATCGGAGTTTAGCGCCTAATTTGCCTTATATGAAATCCTTGTTTCTTGGTTGGTTTGAGCCGTTAACTAATAAGATTAATGAAGATCAGGAAAAATGTAGAGCAGGGAAGAATAAAGCTTCGTATGCGCCTTACTTTGATCAGTTACCGGCTGATATGATGGCAGTTATAACAATGCATAAGTTGATGGGATTGTTGATGGCAGGAGGTGGACATGGCACAGCTAGGGTGGTACAAGCTGCCTGTGTGGTTGGGGAAGCCATTGAGCAAGAG ATTAGGATACACGACTTTTTGGAGAAGACAAAAAAGAAAAAATCAAAGAAAGATACAAAAAATGAAGAGGAGGCGTCTGATGGCACATCGAAGGAAGAAGGGAAACTAAAAAAAACTGTAACTAATTTGATAAAGAAACAGAAGCTACAAACAGTAAGGGCAATAATAAAGGGGGAAGATCCTATGAAACCTTGGAGGCCAGATGCCAAAGCTAAG GTCGGGAGTCGTCTAATTGAATTGCTTTTGCAAACTGCTTATATACAACCTCCGGCTGACCAGTTGGCTGATGGTCCACCTGATATTCGACCAGCATTTGTACACACATTTCAAAGTGTAACAGAATCAAA GGAAACCAAAAGATATGGTGTCATTCAGTGTGACCCTGTTATTCGCAGTGGACTTGATAAAACT GTCAGACATATGGTGATCCCTTATATGCCGATGCTGGTGCCTCCAACCAAGTGGACAGG TTACGACAAAGGGGCATACCTGTTTTTACCATCGTATGTCATGCGCATTCGTGGAGCAAGACAACAGAGAGAAGCTCTTAAAAGGGCCCCCAAGAATCAGCTGGATTTTGTATTTGAG GCCCTTAATACACTTGGAAATACCAAATGGAGGGTGCACAAAACTGTTCTCAATGTTGTTGACAGGATATGGAATAGCGGAGGTCGTCTTGCTGATTTGGTTGATCGTGATGAT CTTCCTTTACCAGAGCAACCTGACACAGAAGACGAAGCAGTTCTTAAGCAATGGAAGTGGAAGATTAAGCGAGTGAACAAGGAAAACCGTGAAAGACATTCACAGAGATGTGATATAGAACTCAAGCTTTCT GTAGCACGCAAGCTAAAGGATGAAGAAGGCTTCTTTTACCCACACAACCTGGACTTTCGAGGTCGTGCATATCCCATACATCCGCACTTAAACCATCTTGGTTCTGATGTTTGTCGGGGTATTTTGGAGTTTGCAGAGGGCCGACCTCTTGGAAAGTCAGGCCTACACTGGCTGAAGATACACTTGGCAAATTTATATGCTGGTGGTGTGGACAAATTATGTCACGATGGTCGAATAGCATTTACTGAAAgtcatattgatgatatttttGATTCTGCTGATAAACCACTAGAAGGAAGGCGATGGTGGTTACAAGCAGAAGATCCATTTCAGTGTTTGGCTGTGTGTATAAATCTTTCTGAAGCTCTGAGAAGCTCATCGCCTGAGACAATGATTTCACATATTCCTGTACACCAG GACGGCTCCTGCAATGGATTACAGCACTATGCGGCCCTTGGAAGAGACAAG CTGGGAGCAGATGCTGTTAATTTGATTGCAGGTGGTGAACCAGCAGATGTTTACTCAGGTATAGCAGCCAG AGTTCTTAAAATAGTACTGGATGATGCGAAGAAAGATCCTGCAATCTTTCCCGAGGCACTGTGTGCAAGAAATCTAGTCAATCAG GTAGACAGGAAGTTGGTGAAACAGACTGTGATGACTTCCGTATATGGTGTTACTTATATTGGTGCTCGAGATCAGATTAAGAAAAGGTTGACAGAACGTGGTTCCATTGCAGATGAGGCAGAGCTCTTTCGTGCGGCTTGCTATGCTGCAAAA GTTACCTTGACTGCTCTGGGTGAGATGTTTGAGGCTGCGCGTGGTATCATGAGCTGGCTAGGAGATTGTGCAAAG ATAATTGCCTCTGAAAATCAACCAGTGCGATGGATAACTCCGCTGGGCCTCCCAGTTGTGCAGCCTTACCGGAAATTTGGAAGACATCAT GTTAAGACCTCGCTTCAGGTTTTGACATTGCAGCGTGAAACGGAAAAG GTCATGGTTAAACGACAAAGAACGGCTTTCCCTCCAAATTTTGTTCACTCCCTCGATGGTTCTCATATGATGATGACAGCTGTGGCATGCAAGAATGCTGGACTTAATTTTGCAG GTGTTCATGATTCATATTGGACACATGCATGTGATGTGGATGAAATGAACAGAATACTAAGAGAGAAGTTCGTCGAACTCTACGAAAGACCAATACTGGAAAAC TTATTGGAGGGCTTTCAGAAGTCTTTCCCTGCATTGTGCTTCCCTCCCCTTCCCCAACGTGGAGACTTTGAACTAAAAGATGTCCTCGAATCTCTCTATTTCTTTAACTAA